A region of Deltaproteobacteria bacterium DNA encodes the following proteins:
- a CDS encoding carbon starvation protein A, which translates to MNAALIAVLVLILYFLGYRYYSKFIAQKIFRISDDEVTPAHLRNDGVDYVPTNKHVLFGHHFASIAGAAPIIGPAIAVFWGWVPAIIWVVLGTIFMGAVQDFSALVISVREKGRSVGDLAGTLVNQRARTLFLLIVYFLIFFVIAVFAYAIASLFVNFPSSVLPVNFQILVAVAIGFLFYKKGVPILWPSIFALITLYVMIWVGTMVPIEIPAVMGSQVVTWIILLIIYSFIASVLPVWTLLQPRDYINGHQLFLGLGLLFVGLLVANPQMQAPAYNHHAEGGVPIFPFIFVTIACGAISGFHALVSSGTSSKQLNRMSDARFIGYGGMLGEGTLAMIATLAVAAGITKGDWLSHYETWDMAAQGGISNFVIGASTFLEAIKIPDAFADTMISVIVISFAATSLDTASRIQRLIIGELGSAYKIKTLGNRYVGAFLGVVPALLLALLAEAPGRGPGSGGFLLWPLFGATNQLVAGLTLLVATIYLWKTGRPVIYTLIPMVFLIFMTIASMIWNFKSFSDNALLLVLSAIVLALSVWIVLEALFVYNARKRSRKVVPMEQE; encoded by the coding sequence GTGAACGCCGCTCTTATAGCAGTCTTAGTTTTAATTCTGTATTTTCTAGGTTACCGCTATTATTCAAAATTTATTGCTCAGAAGATTTTCCGTATTTCGGACGATGAGGTAACACCCGCCCATTTGAGAAATGACGGAGTTGATTACGTCCCGACCAATAAACACGTTCTTTTCGGCCACCACTTCGCCTCAATCGCGGGCGCAGCGCCTATAATCGGCCCTGCGATAGCGGTATTCTGGGGATGGGTGCCGGCTATTATATGGGTCGTTTTGGGGACCATATTTATGGGCGCCGTGCAGGATTTCAGCGCGCTCGTCATCTCCGTAAGGGAAAAGGGGAGGTCTGTAGGTGACCTTGCCGGAACCCTGGTCAACCAACGGGCGAGGACGCTTTTTCTGCTCATTGTCTATTTTCTCATTTTCTTTGTAATTGCAGTTTTTGCATATGCGATCGCGAGTCTCTTCGTTAATTTTCCTTCAAGTGTTCTGCCTGTAAACTTTCAGATTCTTGTAGCAGTGGCGATAGGATTTCTTTTCTATAAAAAGGGCGTTCCGATTCTCTGGCCATCCATATTCGCGTTGATCACCCTTTACGTCATGATATGGGTGGGAACGATGGTGCCGATCGAGATACCCGCTGTTATGGGGAGCCAAGTCGTAACCTGGATTATCCTGCTCATTATCTATTCATTTATTGCCTCGGTGCTGCCGGTATGGACGCTTCTTCAGCCTCGTGATTACATCAACGGGCATCAGCTCTTTCTCGGCCTCGGCCTGCTCTTCGTCGGTCTTCTCGTCGCGAATCCCCAAATGCAGGCTCCCGCCTATAACCATCATGCCGAAGGAGGCGTACCGATATTTCCGTTTATCTTCGTTACGATAGCGTGCGGGGCCATAAGCGGGTTCCACGCACTCGTATCGAGCGGCACTTCGTCCAAGCAATTGAACAGGATGAGCGACGCGAGGTTTATAGGATACGGCGGGATGCTGGGAGAAGGAACTCTCGCGATGATTGCCACGTTAGCCGTAGCGGCGGGGATTACAAAGGGGGATTGGCTCTCTCACTACGAAACGTGGGATATGGCGGCCCAAGGGGGCATAAGCAATTTTGTGATCGGGGCTTCCACTTTTCTCGAGGCGATCAAAATCCCGGACGCATTCGCCGACACAATGATAAGCGTAATAGTAATCAGCTTTGCCGCCACCTCGCTAGATACCGCATCAAGGATTCAGAGGCTCATAATCGGGGAGCTCGGCTCGGCTTACAAGATAAAAACGCTCGGAAACCGGTATGTGGGCGCGTTTCTGGGAGTGGTACCCGCCCTTCTGCTTGCGCTTCTGGCGGAGGCTCCCGGGAGGGGACCCGGGTCCGGGGGATTCTTGCTGTGGCCGCTCTTCGGCGCGACCAACCAGCTCGTGGCGGGCCTTACGCTCCTTGTGGCGACGATTTATCTCTGGAAAACGGGCAGGCCTGTAATCTATACTCTGATACCTATGGTATTTCTCATATTCATGACCATTGCCTCAATGATCTGGAACTTCAAATCTTTCTCGGATAACGCTCTCCTGCTAGTATTATCCGCAATAGTGCTTGCGCTTTCAGTCTGGATAGTACTCGAAGCCTTATTCGTCTACAACGCCCGGAAGAGGAGCCGCAAGGTGGTTCCTATGGAGCAGGAGTGA
- a CDS encoding MBOAT family protein, which produces MTFLDWIPLLILPSASVFFSRHHLPDWAFMFVLSFSIFFGFKWLTYRRALIKGAAPDIKISLGYIFAWVGMDAVSFFNKQTEIRRPSKEEWISAILKTFLGGIILWLLPGQFYPQHKILAGYIGLAGFIIIIFFGFFHVISLAWRQNGINTRPLMNSPLLARSLSDFWSNRWNLAFRDLDRIFIFRPAVKRAGFTSATIAAFLFSGLLHDLVISLPAETGYGLPTLYFLIQAGGVLIEKSGFGKRAGLNRDLKGWLFAVLFLVIPAVLLFHPPAVENIINPFMETVRAV; this is translated from the coding sequence ATGACTTTTCTCGACTGGATCCCCCTTTTGATCCTCCCATCAGCGTCTGTCTTTTTTTCGCGCCATCATCTGCCCGATTGGGCGTTCATGTTCGTACTTTCATTCTCCATATTTTTCGGATTTAAATGGCTTACGTACAGAAGGGCTTTGATAAAAGGGGCGGCCCCGGATATAAAAATTTCCCTCGGATACATCTTTGCCTGGGTGGGAATGGATGCGGTTTCATTTTTCAACAAACAGACTGAAATCCGTAGACCTTCGAAGGAAGAATGGATATCCGCGATTTTAAAAACGTTTCTCGGCGGCATAATCCTTTGGCTCTTACCGGGACAGTTCTACCCTCAGCATAAAATACTGGCGGGCTACATCGGGCTTGCCGGATTCATCATCATAATATTCTTCGGATTCTTTCATGTGATCTCCCTCGCATGGAGGCAAAACGGAATAAACACCCGCCCCCTGATGAATTCCCCTCTACTGGCAAGGTCCCTCTCCGATTTCTGGAGCAATAGATGGAATCTCGCGTTCCGCGATCTGGATCGGATATTTATCTTCAGGCCGGCAGTTAAACGGGCGGGATTTACCTCAGCGACAATCGCGGCTTTTCTGTTTTCGGGACTGCTCCATGACCTGGTGATCTCTCTTCCGGCAGAGACGGGATATGGACTTCCCACACTCTATTTCTTGATACAGGCAGGCGGCGTTCTTATTGAGAAATCCGGTTTCGGTAAAAGAGCCGGGCTTAACAGAGACTTAAAAGGATGGCTGTTTGCTGTATTATTTTTAGTTATTCCCGCGGTTTTACTCTTTCATCCCCCGGCTGTCGAAAATATAATAAACCCCTTTATGGAGACGGTAAGAGCCGTTTGA
- a CDS encoding DUF763 domain-containing protein, whose product MRTGYAQLPLHGGKAPSWLFSRMTRLAREIVCHIVSEYGPSEVLMRLSDPYWFQAFGCVLGFDWHSSGVTTTTCGAVKEGIKGLEGELGLYAAGGKGGASRKTPDQITRVCEGLSQDPDGLVHASRISAKVDNSAVQDGFQLYHHSFFFTDKREWCVVQQGFNDSIRSARRYHWLGKGLLSFVEEPHAAICSDKRTETLDLTARESSGTRDAVTEIAGQPDRSVLRDMERLPNLVMPERHWVKAVDINPKYLRKIMLKTYEESPGSFEELLGIKGVGPKTLRALTLVSELIYGTRASVRDPARFSFAHGGKDGTPFPVDRETYENTISLLHDALRRAKIDRSEKLKAIRRLSLFGKE is encoded by the coding sequence ATGAGAACCGGATACGCACAGCTTCCGCTTCACGGCGGGAAAGCCCCTTCATGGCTCTTTAGCAGGATGACGAGGCTCGCCCGTGAGATAGTCTGTCATATAGTTTCCGAGTACGGCCCGAGCGAGGTATTGATGCGTCTTTCCGATCCCTACTGGTTTCAGGCGTTCGGATGCGTGCTGGGCTTCGACTGGCACTCAAGCGGCGTTACCACCACTACGTGCGGCGCAGTAAAGGAAGGGATAAAGGGCCTTGAAGGAGAGCTCGGATTATACGCGGCAGGCGGAAAGGGCGGGGCCTCGAGGAAGACCCCCGATCAAATAACACGCGTCTGCGAGGGCCTCTCGCAAGACCCGGACGGTCTTGTTCACGCGAGCAGAATTTCCGCAAAGGTTGATAATTCCGCGGTACAGGACGGCTTTCAGCTTTACCATCACAGCTTCTTTTTTACCGATAAGAGGGAATGGTGCGTGGTACAGCAGGGTTTTAACGACTCCATCCGTTCAGCGCGCCGCTACCACTGGCTCGGCAAGGGACTACTCAGCTTCGTGGAGGAGCCTCACGCCGCTATATGCAGCGACAAGAGAACGGAGACGCTCGACCTTACGGCGCGGGAGAGCAGCGGGACGAGGGACGCCGTGACCGAAATCGCGGGGCAGCCGGACAGGAGCGTGCTCAGGGACATGGAGCGGCTTCCGAACCTTGTTATGCCCGAGCGGCATTGGGTTAAAGCAGTTGATATAAATCCCAAGTATCTTCGGAAGATCATGCTTAAGACCTATGAAGAGAGCCCCGGAAGCTTCGAGGAGCTTCTCGGCATAAAGGGCGTGGGCCCGAAAACGCTTCGCGCGCTTACTCTAGTATCGGAGCTGATATACGGCACGAGAGCCAGTGTCAGGGACCCCGCAAGATTCTCGTTCGCCCACGGGGGGAAGGACGGGACGCCTTTCCCGGTAGACCGTGAAACTTACGAAAATACCATCTCCCTGCTTCACGATGCGCTGAGAAGGGCAAAGATTGACCGCAGTGAAAAATTAAAGGCCATCCGGAGATTATCCCTCTTTGGCAAAGAATAA
- a CDS encoding CAP domain-containing protein — protein sequence MTRIIIKLALVFLLGVWGCGKNNEISYVLANDAYRCEEFDVIKGKMVSLINRARAQSRNCGYKIYTPAGRVKWNPTLARAALGHSVDMATRDFVSHQGSDGGHVDDRVRKLDYEWTSVGENISAGRESSEEVVAAWLRSPDHCEIIMRESFTEIGGACFHNKDSKNKTYWTVVFASRNESSLRANLPE from the coding sequence GTGACGAGGATAATAATAAAACTGGCTCTGGTTTTTCTTCTCGGCGTGTGGGGGTGCGGAAAAAATAACGAGATTTCTTACGTTCTCGCAAATGACGCTTACCGCTGCGAGGAGTTCGACGTAATCAAGGGAAAAATGGTTTCGCTCATAAACCGGGCCAGGGCGCAAAGCCGTAACTGCGGATATAAAATCTATACTCCAGCGGGAAGGGTCAAATGGAATCCCACGCTGGCTCGGGCTGCTCTCGGTCATTCAGTGGACATGGCTACCAGGGATTTTGTAAGTCATCAAGGCTCTGACGGCGGTCATGTGGACGACAGGGTGAGAAAGCTGGATTATGAATGGACATCCGTCGGAGAAAATATTTCCGCCGGAAGGGAATCTTCCGAGGAAGTCGTTGCCGCATGGCTCAGGAGCCCGGACCACTGTGAAATTATAATGAGGGAAAGCTTCACCGAGATAGGCGGGGCCTGTTTTCACAATAAGGACTCAAAGAACAAAACTTACTGGACCGTAGTGTTCGCATCCCGGAATGAATCGTCACTCAGGGCTAACCTTCCAGAATAG
- a CDS encoding cyclase family protein, whose translation MKDKKRVIDLAITTEPAPGPEHQRLEIEYEKHRDTAEYMMMRFECGRGDLPGGLGWANEYVTLGTHVGTHMDAPWHYHPVSQGEKARTIDEVPVEWFYGDGVVIDMRHKEPGELITTGDLKEALGKINYVIKPLDIVLIMTGADKLWGTKEYWTTFPGLGKESTLWLTERGVKVVGTDSAGWDRPFWAMVEEFKKTGDSSVIWGAHFAGIEMEYCQMEKLTNLDLLPPHGFQVVCPPIKIKDASAGWVRPVAILEG comes from the coding sequence ATGAAGGACAAAAAACGAGTTATAGACCTTGCAATCACCACAGAGCCCGCGCCCGGCCCGGAGCATCAGCGGCTCGAAATAGAATACGAAAAACACCGGGATACCGCCGAGTATATGATGATGCGCTTTGAGTGCGGACGCGGCGACCTGCCCGGAGGGCTCGGATGGGCGAACGAGTATGTAACGCTCGGCACCCACGTGGGCACTCATATGGACGCCCCTTGGCACTACCACCCCGTCTCTCAGGGCGAGAAGGCCAGGACAATCGACGAAGTGCCGGTTGAGTGGTTTTACGGCGACGGCGTCGTAATAGATATGAGGCACAAAGAACCGGGCGAGCTTATAACGACAGGAGATCTAAAGGAAGCGCTCGGAAAGATCAACTATGTTATCAAGCCTCTGGATATTGTTCTGATTATGACCGGGGCCGACAAGCTATGGGGCACGAAGGAATACTGGACGACTTTCCCGGGACTTGGTAAAGAGTCCACACTGTGGCTTACTGAGCGAGGAGTCAAGGTCGTTGGCACTGATTCCGCTGGGTGGGACAGGCCGTTTTGGGCGATGGTCGAGGAGTTCAAGAAGACCGGGGATTCTAGCGTAATTTGGGGTGCGCATTTCGCCGGTATCGAAATGGAGTACTGTCAAATGGAGAAGCTGACTAACTTAGACCTTCTACCCCCGCACGGCTTTCAGGTGGTCTGCCCGCCCATCAAGATAAAAGACGCAAGCGCCGGGTGGGTGAGGCCGGTAGCTATTCTGGAAGGTTAG
- a CDS encoding efflux RND transporter permease subunit yields the protein MKLVQTSINKPVSVAVGIIFVILFGVISLFRIPVQLTPDVEKPRITVSTFWQGASPQEVETEIVREQEDELKAVDSLVEMTSESQDSSGTIILEFEIGTDIDSAMVDVSNKLNQVEDYPDEVEQPVISSTDVRSNAMAWFMLKPKEGNDVDIYSYHDFAEDYIKPAFERVPGVGSSNVFGGYEREMQVIVDPNALAARGITLLEMAEAVQRENDNYSAGDFDEGKRRYIVRTVGEYQSAEDIENVIITRKNGAPVYVRDVADVKLGYKDAEYAVRQNGEPGIAINAVKEAGANSITVMEGLLEAMDGLNKGELEKRDLRMFNVYEETGYIINAIDLVKNNLIIGGILAILVLLLFLRSASSTLIVATAIPISVVGTFVVMAFMGRTINVISLAGMAFAVGMVVDNSIVVLENIYRHMQMGKSRLRAAYDGTVEVWGAVLASTLTTAAVFIPVIFIQDQAGQLFRDIAIAISVSVILSLLVSITVIPAISAKILNIVKERPGHNFSNLWGIADRAGRFAESIANFVRGILTNGGRRIAVVCIFTFGAIILSWLMMPKTEYLPEGNRNLVFGILIPPPGYNIAEFTAIGKQIEADIRLYWEAEPGSPEAAKLNGPPIEHFFYVARGRQAFMGARVKEPEKIREIMPVLQASLSKIPGMIAIVSQSSIFQRGIGEGRAINVQLTGPELEKLVGLGQKVFFAAMQNIPGSQVRPIPSLDLGNPEVQVFLDRERGSDVGITNQGLGFMLNTLVDGAVVSEYQINGDEIDLSLRGADEYASRTQALEDLMINTESGKMVTVGSVANVNVTTGPEQINHYERQRTIAISIIPPEQMPLETAIEIINNEILKPLKESGELSGSYNAILTGTADDLTVTRQALQWNFMLAGVIAFLLMASLFESFVYPFVIMFSVPLAAFGGFLGLFILNLFTYMPLNVLTMLGFIILIGIVVNNAILIVHQALNNMRDEGLDHVDAIVESVRTRIRPIFMSTTTSVCGMLPLVLSPGSGSEFYRGLGSVVVGGLMVSTIFTLILVPAVFSLVLDLRLSFSRWFSKLRGGIADAVETK from the coding sequence ACAGTGAGCACGTTCTGGCAGGGCGCGAGCCCCCAGGAGGTGGAGACCGAGATTGTCCGCGAGCAGGAGGATGAGCTCAAGGCGGTTGACAGCCTCGTGGAGATGACCAGCGAAAGCCAGGACTCGAGCGGGACGATAATACTCGAATTCGAAATAGGCACCGATATAGACTCCGCCATGGTGGACGTTTCCAACAAGCTCAATCAGGTCGAGGATTATCCGGACGAGGTTGAACAGCCGGTCATAAGCAGCACCGACGTACGCTCAAACGCTATGGCTTGGTTCATGCTCAAACCCAAAGAGGGGAACGACGTCGATATCTATTCCTACCACGATTTTGCGGAGGACTACATTAAACCGGCTTTCGAGCGCGTGCCCGGCGTGGGGTCCTCAAACGTATTCGGAGGTTATGAGCGTGAGATGCAGGTTATCGTAGATCCTAATGCGCTTGCGGCCAGAGGCATAACGCTTCTCGAGATGGCGGAGGCGGTTCAAAGAGAAAACGACAACTACAGCGCGGGAGACTTCGACGAAGGAAAGAGAAGGTATATCGTAAGAACCGTAGGAGAGTACCAATCCGCCGAGGACATAGAAAACGTCATAATAACGAGAAAAAACGGCGCCCCTGTTTACGTCAGGGACGTAGCCGATGTCAAGCTCGGTTACAAGGACGCCGAGTACGCTGTCAGACAAAACGGTGAGCCGGGGATAGCGATAAACGCCGTAAAAGAGGCCGGAGCCAATTCAATAACCGTGATGGAGGGTCTGCTCGAAGCGATGGACGGCCTCAATAAAGGAGAGCTTGAAAAACGAGACCTCAGGATGTTTAACGTTTACGAAGAGACGGGTTACATCATAAACGCCATCGATCTTGTAAAAAACAACCTGATCATAGGCGGCATACTGGCAATTCTGGTACTTCTGCTTTTTCTGAGGAGCGCGAGCAGCACCCTCATTGTAGCCACCGCTATTCCGATAAGCGTGGTGGGCACTTTCGTCGTAATGGCCTTTATGGGAAGAACTATAAACGTTATAAGCCTTGCGGGGATGGCTTTTGCGGTGGGTATGGTCGTCGACAACTCGATCGTCGTGCTTGAAAATATCTACCGTCATATGCAGATGGGCAAATCGCGCTTACGAGCGGCCTATGACGGTACTGTGGAAGTATGGGGAGCCGTGCTCGCAAGCACTCTTACAACAGCCGCAGTATTCATTCCGGTCATATTCATTCAGGATCAGGCGGGTCAGCTGTTCAGGGATATCGCGATAGCAATAAGCGTTTCCGTTATACTAAGTCTCCTGGTATCGATTACGGTAATTCCCGCAATCTCCGCAAAAATACTGAATATTGTTAAAGAAAGGCCCGGACATAACTTCTCTAACCTCTGGGGTATAGCGGACAGGGCGGGAAGATTCGCGGAGTCTATTGCGAATTTCGTCCGGGGCATACTCACCAACGGCGGCAGAAGAATAGCCGTAGTCTGCATTTTTACTTTCGGCGCTATAATCCTCAGCTGGCTCATGATGCCCAAGACTGAATACCTGCCGGAGGGTAACCGCAATCTCGTATTCGGAATACTCATCCCCCCTCCCGGATACAATATCGCCGAGTTTACCGCGATAGGGAAACAGATCGAGGCAGACATCCGTTTGTACTGGGAAGCCGAACCCGGCTCTCCCGAGGCGGCTAAGCTGAACGGCCCTCCGATAGAGCATTTCTTTTATGTGGCGAGGGGCAGACAGGCCTTCATGGGAGCGCGTGTGAAGGAGCCCGAAAAGATACGCGAGATTATGCCCGTGCTTCAGGCGTCATTGAGCAAGATACCGGGCATGATAGCCATTGTAAGCCAGTCGAGCATATTCCAGAGGGGAATAGGCGAGGGGCGCGCTATAAACGTTCAGCTAACCGGGCCCGAGCTTGAAAAACTGGTCGGTCTCGGGCAAAAGGTGTTCTTCGCGGCAATGCAGAATATCCCCGGCTCGCAGGTGCGTCCGATTCCGAGCCTCGACCTGGGAAACCCGGAGGTACAGGTCTTTCTGGACCGGGAGCGGGGCTCCGATGTGGGTATAACCAACCAGGGGCTCGGCTTCATGCTCAATACACTCGTGGACGGTGCGGTCGTAAGCGAGTATCAGATAAACGGAGACGAGATAGACCTCTCCTTACGCGGGGCGGACGAGTACGCAAGCAGGACCCAGGCGCTTGAAGACCTGATGATAAATACGGAAAGCGGAAAGATGGTTACTGTGGGCTCTGTTGCGAATGTTAACGTCACGACCGGTCCCGAACAGATAAACCATTACGAGCGTCAGAGAACGATAGCGATCTCTATTATCCCTCCTGAGCAGATGCCGCTTGAGACTGCGATAGAAATAATTAATAACGAAATACTCAAACCGCTAAAAGAGAGCGGGGAACTCAGCGGCTCCTACAATGCGATTCTTACAGGCACGGCAGACGATTTAACGGTAACGAGACAGGCGCTTCAGTGGAATTTCATGCTCGCGGGTGTAATAGCATTTCTACTTATGGCCTCCCTTTTCGAGAGCTTCGTATACCCCTTTGTGATTATGTTCAGTGTTCCGCTCGCGGCTTTCGGGGGATTCCTCGGGCTTTTCATACTGAACCTGTTTACATACATGCCGCTAAACGTCCTCACGATGCTGGGTTTTATTATCCTGATCGGTATAGTGGTGAACAACGCTATACTTATAGTCCATCAAGCCCTTAACAATATGCGTGACGAGGGTTTGGACCACGTGGACGCAATTGTAGAATCGGTGAGAACGCGTATCAGGCCTATATTCATGAGCACTACTACGAGTGTGTGCGGGATGCTCCCGCTTGTGCTCTCTCCCGGCTCGGGCTCGGAGTTCTACAGAGGCCTGGGCAGCGTGGTTGTCGGAGGACTCATGGTGTCCACAATATTCACTCTCATTCTGGTGCCCGCCGTCTTCAGCCTCGTGCTCGACCTCAGGCTGAGCTTCTCCAGGTGGTTCTCGAAACTCAGGGGAGGGATCGCAGACGCGGTCGAAACTAAATAA
- the msrA gene encoding peptide-methionine (S)-S-oxide reductase MsrA, which translates to MRKLLIIIVSILALGSYVWLQAEESGNKNHTGNENVEVATFAGGCFWCMQPPYDKLDGIVKTTVGYTGGPEKNPTYKQVSYGKTGHTESIEITYDPDTISYDELLQVFWMNIDPTDSGGQFVDRGKQYRPAIFYHNESQKKAAEESKEKLDKSGRFHKPVVVEITEASEFYPAEEYHQMFYKKDKLTYKTYRIGSGRDQFIEKHWGKQDS; encoded by the coding sequence ATGAGAAAACTATTGATAATTATTGTGTCGATTTTGGCTTTGGGCTCATATGTCTGGCTTCAGGCGGAGGAATCCGGCAATAAAAATCATACGGGTAATGAAAATGTTGAAGTGGCGACATTCGCAGGCGGCTGTTTCTGGTGCATGCAGCCCCCTTACGATAAGCTGGACGGTATCGTAAAGACTACCGTGGGATACACCGGGGGACCAGAAAAAAATCCTACCTACAAGCAGGTATCATACGGAAAGACAGGTCATACCGAGTCCATAGAGATTACCTATGACCCAGATACAATAAGCTACGATGAGCTGCTTCAGGTCTTCTGGATGAATATAGACCCTACTGATTCCGGGGGACAGTTTGTGGACAGGGGGAAGCAGTACAGGCCCGCGATCTTCTATCATAACGAGTCTCAGAAAAAGGCCGCGGAGGAATCCAAAGAAAAGCTCGACAAATCCGGGCGCTTCCACAAGCCGGTGGTAGTCGAAATTACCGAGGCTAGCGAATTTTATCCGGCTGAGGAGTACCATCAGATGTTCTATAAGAAGGATAAATTGACATATAAAACCTACCGGATCGGGTCGGGCAGGGATCAGTTTATCGAGAAGCACTGGGGCAAACAGGACAGCTGA
- a CDS encoding 3'(2'),5'-bisphosphate nucleotidase, with protein MDYESELRAALEAVRKACRLCIKVQSSLFSEDTIMKKDKSPVTVADFGAQAVICHELKKAFPDIPIMAEEDSTELRTEEGKAVTASILEYAASVFPGIDEESLIKAIDCGDYEGGPEGLFWTLDPIDGTKGFLRGEQYAVALALINAGEVMLGVLGCPNLPLDIKNPEGEKGCVLSAVRDSGASSRPIEHNTPKEINVSDIVEPKNAPFCESVESSHSSHEDSGRIAEILGVKARPIRIDSQCKYAVLARGDASIYLRLPTNKDYEEKIWDHAAGSIIVEEAGGMVTDINGKFLDFSRGRTLSKNSGIVGTNGLLHDEVIAAVAQALDAK; from the coding sequence ATGGATTATGAATCAGAGCTTAGAGCCGCACTGGAGGCTGTAAGAAAAGCATGCAGATTGTGCATAAAAGTACAGTCCTCCCTCTTCTCGGAGGACACGATTATGAAAAAGGATAAATCCCCCGTAACTGTGGCGGATTTCGGCGCGCAGGCGGTAATCTGCCACGAGCTAAAGAAAGCATTCCCCGACATACCCATTATGGCCGAAGAGGACTCCACGGAGCTCAGAACTGAAGAGGGTAAAGCCGTGACAGCGAGCATTCTGGAATACGCGGCATCAGTCTTCCCGGGAATAGACGAGGAGAGCCTCATAAAAGCCATAGATTGCGGCGACTACGAAGGCGGACCGGAAGGGCTCTTCTGGACACTCGACCCCATCGACGGAACCAAGGGTTTTTTAAGAGGGGAGCAGTATGCGGTTGCGCTTGCGTTGATAAATGCCGGAGAGGTGATGCTGGGAGTGCTCGGGTGCCCCAATCTTCCTCTGGATATCAAGAACCCCGAAGGCGAGAAAGGCTGCGTGCTGAGCGCGGTCAGGGACTCAGGCGCTTCATCGCGTCCGATCGAGCACAATACGCCTAAAGAAATAAACGTCTCCGACATTGTTGAGCCTAAAAACGCTCCATTCTGCGAGTCGGTAGAGTCATCCCATTCCTCCCACGAGGATTCCGGCCGCATAGCCGAAATTCTCGGCGTGAAGGCTCGTCCGATAAGAATCGACAGCCAGTGCAAGTATGCGGTTCTTGCCAGAGGGGACGCATCCATCTATCTAAGGCTCCCGACAAACAAGGACTACGAAGAAAAGATATGGGACCATGCAGCCGGTTCGATAATTGTCGAAGAAGCGGGCGGAATGGTTACGGATATAAACGGGAAATTCCTCGATTTTTCTCGCGGCAGAACCTTATCGAAAAACAGCGGAATAGTCGGCACGAACGGCTTGCTTCATGACGAGGTGATTGCAGCCGTCGCTCAGGCGCTGGATGCTAAATAG
- a CDS encoding aldo/keto reductase translates to MPKKDDSSALRRLGMSELFISPVGLGCLQFSRGRGVSGLLWPTLGAQGINGIVKASLDGGVNWFDTAELYGWGESERALARSLGELNVPRDEVIIATKWWPLLRTAGSIKRTVGERLSSLSVDLIDLHQIHNPFSLSSIGSQMKEMAGLVETGKVRYVGVSNYSAERMRKAHLELSRLGLALVSNQMKYSLFNRKIETNGVLDAAKDLGVTVIAYSPLARGLLTGKFHERPELLRERKFFRRLYGSLTGDNIKNSAHLIEALGELGGKYNATPSQIALNWLINFHGDTVVVIPGATRVEHAADNAASMSFKLSQDDLAYLDDVSSRLTL, encoded by the coding sequence TTGCCGAAAAAAGACGACTCAAGCGCCCTTAGAAGACTAGGGATGTCGGAGCTGTTCATCTCCCCTGTGGGGCTCGGCTGCTTGCAGTTTAGCCGTGGCAGGGGAGTTTCGGGGCTCCTTTGGCCTACTCTTGGAGCACAGGGCATAAACGGGATAGTGAAAGCTTCTCTCGACGGCGGAGTCAACTGGTTCGATACGGCCGAGCTTTACGGGTGGGGGGAATCGGAGCGGGCGCTCGCAAGGTCTCTCGGGGAGTTAAATGTTCCTAGAGACGAGGTCATTATCGCGACAAAATGGTGGCCGCTTCTGAGAACCGCGGGTTCTATTAAGCGCACAGTCGGGGAACGGCTCTCGTCTCTTAGCGTCGATTTAATAGACCTCCACCAGATACATAATCCATTTTCCCTTTCCTCCATAGGCTCTCAGATGAAGGAGATGGCGGGTCTGGTAGAGACGGGGAAGGTGAGGTACGTCGGAGTGAGCAATTATTCCGCTGAAAGGATGCGGAAAGCGCACCTCGAGCTCTCACGTCTTGGTCTCGCTCTGGTATCAAACCAGATGAAATACAGCCTTTTCAATAGGAAAATAGAGACAAACGGAGTGCTTGATGCGGCGAAGGACCTGGGGGTTACCGTAATCGCGTATTCACCGCTGGCGCGAGGGCTTCTGACGGGAAAATTTCACGAACGCCCTGAGCTGCTCAGGGAGAGAAAATTTTTCAGGAGACTATACGGCTCGCTTACCGGAGACAATATCAAGAATTCTGCGCATCTCATCGAGGCACTCGGAGAGCTGGGCGGGAAATATAACGCAACTCCGTCCCAGATTGCCTTAAACTGGCTCATAAATTTTCACGGAGATACGGTAGTTGTTATCCCCGGCGCTACGAGGGTGGAGCATGCCGCCGATAACGCGGCTTCGATGAGTTTCAAGCTCTCTCAAGACGACCTGGCTTATCTTGACGATGTATCGTCACGTCTCACGCTCTAA